One window of the Methanocaldococcus vulcanius M7 genome contains the following:
- a CDS encoding FecCD family ABC transporter permease yields MDIRHMYKQHIKKRIIFGLFLFLILIVSAIYSLCVGDYQLTISQVLSAIFGHEAGTVNLIIWNIRLPRIITAIIAGSSLAVAGAVMQCILRNPLASPFTIGISHGAMFGASLAIILFGFGEMKSGTVFFNNPYMITMFAFFGALIGVVVILSLAKLRGLTPEAMILAGVAMSSLFTAGTMLIQYFANDLQLASMVYWTFGDLGRAGWEEIWILLVVALSSIVYFIYKRWDYNALEAGEETAKSLGVNTERVRLIGMLIASLLTAVNVAFLGIIGFVGLICPHIVRIFIGGDYRFLIPISALFGAVLLLIADTFARTIISPLILPVGILTSFLGAPMFLYLLIRMYR; encoded by the coding sequence ATGGACATTCGACATATGTATAAACAACATATTAAAAAAAGAATTATATTTGGACTATTTTTGTTTTTAATTTTAATCGTAAGTGCGATCTACTCCCTATGTGTTGGTGACTATCAACTAACCATTAGTCAGGTTTTAAGTGCAATCTTTGGACATGAAGCAGGAACTGTAAATTTGATAATATGGAATATTCGCCTTCCAAGGATTATAACTGCCATTATAGCGGGTAGCTCACTGGCTGTTGCGGGAGCGGTTATGCAATGTATTTTAAGAAATCCATTAGCAAGTCCTTTCACTATTGGTATTTCGCACGGAGCGATGTTTGGGGCATCTCTTGCAATAATACTCTTCGGATTTGGAGAAATGAAGAGCGGAACGGTGTTTTTTAACAATCCATATATGATAACGATGTTCGCATTCTTTGGGGCATTAATAGGTGTTGTTGTTATATTGTCTCTTGCCAAGTTGAGAGGGTTAACTCCTGAGGCGATGATTTTAGCAGGAGTGGCTATGAGTTCATTATTTACCGCAGGAACTATGTTGATCCAGTATTTTGCTAACGATTTACAACTGGCTTCTATGGTGTATTGGACTTTTGGGGATTTGGGTAGGGCTGGATGGGAGGAGATTTGGATCTTATTGGTTGTGGCATTATCTTCAATTGTATATTTTATTTACAAGAGATGGGACTACAATGCATTAGAAGCAGGAGAAGAGACAGCCAAATCTTTGGGAGTTAATACGGAGAGGGTAAGGTTGATTGGTATGCTTATAGCTTCACTATTAACAGCCGTGAATGTTGCTTTTTTAGGAATAATTGGGTTTGTTGGTTTAATTTGTCCACATATCGTTAGAATATTTATTGGAGGAGATTATAGGTTTTTAATTCCAATATCTGCATTATTCGGGGCAGTTTTGCTGTTGATAGCTGATACATTTGCGAGAACTATAATTTCTCCACTTATATTGCCAGTTGGGATTTTAACATCCTTTTTAGGAGCTCCGATGTTTTTATATCTGCTAATTAGAATGTATAGGTAG
- the rrmJ gene encoding 23S rRNA (uridine(2552)-2'-O)-methyltransferase, with amino-acid sequence MGRKSKRWYLQRKRDFYYKLAKKLQYRSRASFKLMQLNEKFNVIKPRKIILDLGCAPGGWMQVAREIVGDDGFVIGVDLQPVKPFGYDNVVAIKGDFTSEETLNKIRELIPNEEKKVDVVISDASPNISGYWDVDHARSIDLVTTALQIATEMLKERGNFVAKVFYGDMIDDYVKLVKKYFEKVYITKPQASRKESAEVYVIAKRYTGKKWEEKDNIKRERKKESDGELLIKKIKSMRNKEVQNKSDQ; translated from the coding sequence ATGGGAAGAAAAAGTAAAAGATGGTATTTACAGAGAAAGAGAGATTTTTATTATAAATTAGCTAAAAAACTACAATATAGATCGAGAGCATCATTTAAATTAATGCAATTAAACGAAAAATTCAACGTAATAAAACCAAGAAAGATTATTTTAGATTTAGGTTGTGCTCCGGGCGGTTGGATGCAAGTTGCAAGAGAGATCGTGGGGGATGACGGATTTGTTATTGGAGTTGATTTACAACCTGTTAAACCTTTTGGATATGATAACGTAGTAGCTATTAAAGGGGACTTTACCTCTGAAGAGACATTAAACAAAATTAGAGAACTAATTCCAAATGAAGAAAAAAAGGTAGATGTGGTTATAAGCGATGCCTCTCCTAATATAAGCGGATACTGGGATGTAGATCATGCTCGATCTATTGATTTAGTAACTACTGCTTTACAAATAGCCACCGAAATGTTAAAAGAGAGAGGAAATTTTGTTGCAAAAGTATTTTATGGAGATATGATTGACGACTATGTTAAGTTAGTTAAAAAATATTTTGAAAAAGTTTATATCACAAAACCACAAGCATCAAGGAAGGAAAGTGCAGAGGTTTATGTTATAGCAAAAAGATACACTGGAAAAAAATGGGAGGAGAAAGATAATATAAAAAGAGAAAGAAAAAAAGAATCAGATGGAGAACTGTTGATCAAAAAGATCAAAAGTATGAGAAATAAAGAAGTGCAAAACAAATCAGATCAATAA
- a CDS encoding mechanosensitive ion channel family protein, with the protein MDLTQPLPYIGISLIKIIWSVVAFIVGWIVAKIIVSVFRKGLDKTTLPEILKDFLSNAIYALLLVAVLLIAVSLLGVNVGSVVIGLSAVIGLVLGFGLQDTMTNLAAGFWIALMRPFDKEDVITTNGLTGKVSNIGVMSTELTTPDNKVIFISNKDIWGSPIINYTRQPIRRVDVNVGVAYGTKLDEAIQIAIDFMKNHPLVLNDPSPAVVITELADSSINLQLRAWVKTEDYWTVMNDLLKGIYEVYTEKGIEIPFPQLDVHLKQ; encoded by the coding sequence ATGGATTTGACACAACCTTTGCCATATATCGGAATAAGCTTAATAAAGATAATTTGGAGCGTTGTTGCATTTATTGTTGGATGGATAGTTGCAAAAATAATTGTTTCAGTATTTAGAAAAGGCCTTGACAAGACAACACTCCCAGAGATTTTAAAAGATTTTCTATCAAATGCAATTTATGCCCTCTTGTTAGTAGCTGTTCTTTTAATTGCCGTTAGTTTGTTAGGAGTTAATGTTGGATCTGTTGTTATAGGGTTATCTGCTGTTATTGGTCTTGTTTTAGGTTTTGGACTACAAGATACAATGACAAATTTAGCTGCTGGATTTTGGATCGCTTTGATGAGACCTTTTGATAAAGAAGATGTTATAACGACAAACGGACTCACTGGAAAAGTTAGCAATATAGGAGTTATGTCAACTGAGCTCACAACACCTGATAATAAAGTGATATTCATCTCAAATAAAGACATCTGGGGTAGTCCAATAATAAACTACACAAGACAACCAATTAGAAGGGTTGATGTAAACGTTGGTGTTGCCTATGGGACAAAATTGGATGAAGCGATACAAATAGCGATTGATTTCATGAAGAATCATCCTCTTGTATTGAACGATCCAAGTCCTGCTGTTGTTATCACTGAATTGGCAGATTCATCCATAAATCTTCAACTGAGAGCATGGGTTAAGACAGAGGACTATTGGACTGTAATGAACGATTTATTAAAAGGAATATATGAAGTATATACTGAGAAAGGCATTGAAATACCATTCCCACAGCTGGATGTGCATTTAAAGCAGTAA
- a CDS encoding LL-diaminopimelate aminotransferase, whose amino-acid sequence MESYIQNLFAERIGGKKFGKEDVIYKFEKIKRAKQEAMKKHPNVELIDMGVGEPDEMADPEVVRVLCEEAKKWENRGYADNGIQELKDAVPPYMERVYGVKDIDPYNEVIHSIGSKPALAYITSAFINPGDVCLMTVPGYPITATHSKWYGGDVYNLPLLEENNFLPDLESIPEDIKKRAKILYLNYPNNPTGAQATKKFYKEVVDFAFENEVIVVQDAAYGALVYDGKPLSFLSIKDAKDVGVEIHSFSKAFNMTGWRLAFLVGNELIIKAFATVKDNFDSGQFIPIQKAGIYCLQHPEITERVRQKYERRLRKMVKILNDVGFNAKMPGGTFYLYVKSPKKVNGIEFKTAEDFSQYLIKEKLISTVPWDDAGHYLRLAACFVAKDENGNPTTEEKYEDLLLEEFRKRLEGMDLEF is encoded by the coding sequence ATGGAAAGTTATATTCAAAACCTATTTGCTGAAAGAATAGGTGGAAAAAAATTTGGTAAAGAGGATGTTATCTACAAGTTTGAAAAGATAAAAAGGGCTAAGCAGGAGGCAATGAAAAAACACCCAAATGTTGAATTGATCGATATGGGGGTAGGAGAGCCGGATGAAATGGCAGATCCAGAAGTTGTAAGGGTTTTATGTGAGGAGGCAAAAAAATGGGAAAATAGGGGTTATGCGGACAATGGAATTCAAGAGTTAAAAGATGCTGTTCCGCCATATATGGAGAGAGTTTATGGTGTTAAGGATATAGATCCCTATAACGAGGTTATTCATTCCATAGGATCCAAACCTGCCCTTGCATATATCACATCCGCATTCATTAATCCGGGAGATGTGTGTTTAATGACAGTTCCAGGGTATCCTATAACCGCAACACATAGCAAGTGGTATGGAGGGGATGTTTACAACCTTCCACTATTGGAGGAAAATAACTTCTTACCTGATTTAGAGAGTATTCCTGAGGATATTAAGAAGAGGGCTAAAATATTATACTTGAATTATCCAAACAACCCAACCGGAGCTCAGGCAACAAAAAAGTTTTATAAAGAGGTTGTTGATTTTGCATTTGAAAATGAAGTTATAGTAGTTCAAGATGCTGCTTATGGGGCTTTGGTTTATGATGGAAAACCATTATCATTCCTCTCGATTAAAGACGCAAAAGATGTCGGAGTTGAAATTCACAGTTTTTCAAAAGCATTTAATATGACTGGTTGGAGATTGGCATTTTTAGTAGGAAACGAGCTTATAATTAAAGCATTCGCAACAGTTAAAGATAATTTTGATAGTGGACAGTTTATTCCAATTCAAAAGGCAGGGATTTACTGTTTACAACACCCTGAAATAACAGAGAGGGTTAGGCAAAAGTATGAGAGGAGATTAAGGAAAATGGTTAAAATACTAAATGATGTAGGATTTAATGCAAAAATGCCGGGAGGAACATTCTATCTGTATGTCAAATCTCCAAAAAAAGTAAATGGAATTGAATTTAAAACTGCTGAGGACTTCTCTCAGTATTTGATTAAAGAAAAGCTTATTTCAACAGTTCCTTGGGATGATGCGGGACATTATTTAAGATTGGCTGCTTGTTTTGTTGCTAAGGATGAAAATGGAAACCCAACAACAGAGGAGAAGTATGAGGATTTGTTATTAGAGGAGTTTAGGAAGAGATTGGAAGGAATGGACTTAGAATTTTAA
- a CDS encoding tRNA (N(6)-L-threonylcarbamoyladenosine(37)-C(2))-methylthiotransferase: protein MKKVYVEGYGCVLNSADTEIIKNALREEGFEIVDELDRADVAVINTCVVRLETENRMIYRINELKNLGKDVVVAGCLPKALKEKVKGFLHIYPREAHKAGKILKIYIKSGKRVEGLEDDKSLHKKLDYITSSLITPLPICEGCLGHCTYCIVKIARGNLISYPREKIVKKAEELIKKGTKCIFITAQDTACYGFDRNDNLANLLNDLCNIEGDFIMRVGMMHAKNVEEIIDELIEVYKTDKVGKFLHLPLQSGDDEILKKMRRGYTVDEFKEIVNEFRKKVKNLCFTTDIIVGFPGETEEQFENTLNILKELKPDYIHGAKYSQRKGTEAAKMKQVDTKIRKQRSEILDKLRRELSYINNKKYIGKKLKTLILEEGKGYTENFKVVKFEGGSIGNFKKVKIVDAKTFGLVGKII from the coding sequence ATGAAAAAAGTTTATGTGGAAGGTTATGGCTGTGTTTTAAATTCTGCCGATACCGAAATAATAAAAAACGCTCTTAGAGAAGAGGGATTTGAGATAGTTGATGAATTGGACAGGGCAGATGTTGCTGTTATAAACACCTGCGTAGTGAGATTAGAAACTGAAAACAGGATGATCTATAGGATTAATGAATTGAAAAATCTTGGAAAGGATGTTGTAGTTGCAGGATGCTTGCCCAAAGCATTAAAAGAGAAGGTTAAAGGGTTTCTACACATTTATCCAAGAGAAGCACATAAGGCAGGAAAAATATTAAAAATATATATAAAAAGTGGAAAAAGAGTAGAAGGTTTAGAGGACGATAAATCATTACATAAAAAATTGGACTACATTACTTCTTCCCTAATAACTCCTCTACCCATCTGTGAAGGTTGTCTCGGACATTGCACATATTGTATTGTCAAAATTGCAAGAGGAAACCTAATATCTTATCCAAGAGAAAAAATAGTTAAAAAAGCAGAGGAATTAATAAAAAAAGGAACAAAATGTATATTTATAACTGCACAAGACACTGCTTGTTATGGATTTGATAGAAATGATAACTTAGCAAACCTATTAAATGATCTATGTAATATAGAAGGAGATTTTATAATGCGAGTTGGGATGATGCATGCAAAAAATGTGGAAGAGATAATAGATGAGTTAATTGAGGTTTACAAAACTGACAAAGTAGGAAAGTTTTTACACCTTCCTTTACAAAGTGGGGATGATGAGATATTAAAAAAGATGAGAAGAGGATATACCGTAGATGAATTTAAAGAAATAGTAAACGAATTTAGAAAAAAAGTTAAGAATTTATGCTTTACGACTGATATTATAGTTGGCTTTCCTGGAGAGACAGAAGAGCAATTTGAAAATACGTTAAATATATTAAAAGAGCTAAAACCCGACTATATTCATGGGGCAAAATATTCCCAAAGGAAGGGAACAGAAGCTGCAAAGATGAAGCAGGTTGATACAAAGATAAGAAAGCAAAGAAGTGAAATACTCGATAAATTAAGAAGAGAGTTAAGCTACATCAACAATAAAAAATATATTGGAAAAAAATTGAAAACATTAATTTTAGAGGAAGGGAAAGGATATACAGAAAATTTCAAGGTAGTTAAATTTGAAGGAGGATCTATCGGCAATTTCAAAAAAGTAAAGATAGTTGATGCCAAAACCTTTGGATTGGTTGGAAAGATCATCTAA
- a CDS encoding DUF371 domain-containing protein, whose product MEFIIKAKGHKNVSATHKTTLEITKENCLTPTGHCIIGINANKSMDDFSEEFKEKLRNAKKIIVEIEVEDLKEVIVGEGHKDLILNHPTDMVIRKSDYICPRTLMINANKSAKDINREIVKKLKNGANLTFKIIVE is encoded by the coding sequence GTGGAGTTTATTATAAAAGCCAAAGGGCATAAAAACGTTTCAGCAACCCATAAAACAACCTTAGAAATCACAAAGGAAAATTGTCTAACCCCTACAGGACATTGCATTATAGGAATAAATGCCAATAAATCGATGGATGATTTTAGCGAGGAATTTAAAGAAAAACTCAGAAATGCTAAAAAAATAATTGTAGAAATTGAAGTTGAAGATTTAAAAGAGGTTATAGTTGGAGAAGGGCATAAAGATTTAATCTTAAATCATCCAACGGATATGGTTATTAGAAAGAGCGATTATATCTGTCCAAGAACATTAATGATCAATGCAAATAAATCAGCAAAAGATATTAATAGGGAAATAGTAAAAAAATTAAAAAATGGAGCCAATTTAACTTTTAAAATAATTGTTGAGTGA
- the asd gene encoding aspartate-semialdehyde dehydrogenase: MKIKVGVLGATGSVGQRFVQLLAEHPIFELTALSASERSAGKKYKDACYWFQDRDIPEKIKDMVVIPTDPKHEGFEDVDIVFSALPSDLAKKFEPEFAKEGKLVFSNASAYRMEEDVPLVIPEVNADHLELIEIQREQRGWDGAIITNPNCSTICAVITLKPIMDKFGLESVIITTMQAVSGAGYNGVPSMAILDNLIPFIKNEEEKMQTESLKLLGTLKDDKVEFANFKISASCNRVAVIDGHTESIFVKTKERAEPEEIKEVMDKFDPLKDLNLPTYAKPIVIREEVDRPQPRLDRNEGNGMSIVVGRIRKDPIFDVKYSALEHNTIRGAAGASVLNAEYFVKKYW; encoded by the coding sequence ATGAAAATAAAGGTTGGCGTCTTGGGAGCTACTGGAAGTGTTGGACAGAGGTTTGTTCAATTGTTGGCAGAGCATCCAATATTTGAGTTAACTGCTTTATCCGCATCAGAAAGAAGTGCTGGAAAGAAATATAAAGATGCATGCTATTGGTTCCAAGATAGGGATATTCCAGAAAAAATAAAGGATATGGTTGTTATTCCAACAGATCCCAAGCATGAGGGGTTTGAAGATGTCGATATTGTCTTCTCAGCTCTACCTTCAGATTTAGCTAAAAAGTTCGAACCAGAATTTGCCAAAGAAGGGAAATTAGTTTTTTCCAATGCGTCAGCTTATAGGATGGAAGAAGATGTTCCATTGGTAATTCCTGAGGTTAATGCAGATCATTTGGAGTTGATAGAAATTCAGAGAGAGCAGAGGGGCTGGGATGGAGCAATTATAACAAACCCTAACTGTTCGACAATCTGTGCTGTCATAACCTTAAAACCAATAATGGATAAATTTGGCTTAGAATCGGTTATTATAACAACAATGCAGGCAGTTAGTGGAGCTGGCTATAATGGAGTTCCTTCAATGGCAATCTTAGATAATTTAATTCCATTCATTAAAAATGAAGAGGAGAAGATGCAGACAGAGAGTTTAAAGCTCTTGGGAACTTTAAAAGATGACAAAGTTGAGTTTGCGAACTTTAAAATAAGTGCTTCATGCAATAGAGTTGCAGTTATAGATGGGCATACTGAAAGCATATTTGTCAAAACAAAAGAAAGAGCCGAACCAGAAGAGATAAAAGAAGTTATGGACAAATTCGACCCGTTGAAGGATTTAAATCTTCCAACCTATGCTAAACCAATTGTTATTAGGGAGGAGGTTGATAGACCACAGCCAAGATTAGATAGAAATGAAGGAAATGGGATGAGTATTGTTGTTGGTAGAATAAGGAAAGATCCAATATTTGATGTTAAATACTCTGCATTAGAGCATAATACTATAAGAGGAGCTGCCGGGGCAAGTGTCTTAAATGCTGAATACTTTGTTAAAAAATACTGGTAA
- the rbcL gene encoding type III ribulose-bisphosphate carboxylase, protein MDYINLNYTPKESDLLSCMIIKGDDLKKLANEIAGESSIGTWTKVQTMKSDIYEKLKPNVYEIKEIGNDGKYKIGLIKIAYPLYDFEINNMPGVLAGIAGNIFGMKIAKGLRILDFRFPKEFIDEYEGPEYGIEGVRNTLKIKERPLLGTIVKPKVGLKTEEHAKVAYEAWVGGVDLVKDDENLTSQDFNKFEDRVYKTLEMRDKAEEETGERKAYMPNITAPYNEMIRRAEIAEDAESEYVMIDVVVSGFSAVQSFREENFGFIIHAHRAMHAAMTRSKDFGITMLTLAKIYRLLGVDQLHIGTVVGKMEGEEREVKAIRDEIVYDKVEADNEHKFFEQEWFGLNSVFPVSSGGVHPRLVPKIVEILGRDVIIQAGGGIHGHPDGTRAGAKAMRAAIEAVMEGKPLEEKAEEVIELKKALEYWK, encoded by the coding sequence ATGGATTACATAAACCTAAACTACACTCCAAAAGAAAGTGATCTGCTATCTTGCATGATCATTAAAGGAGATGACCTAAAAAAATTAGCAAATGAAATCGCTGGAGAGAGTTCCATTGGAACATGGACAAAAGTCCAAACAATGAAAAGCGATATTTATGAAAAACTAAAACCAAACGTTTATGAAATTAAAGAAATTGGGAATGATGGAAAATACAAGATTGGGTTAATTAAAATTGCTTATCCACTATATGATTTTGAAATAAATAACATGCCTGGTGTTTTAGCAGGAATCGCTGGGAATATTTTTGGTATGAAGATTGCAAAAGGTTTAAGAATATTGGATTTTAGATTTCCGAAAGAGTTTATTGACGAATATGAAGGGCCAGAGTATGGTATTGAAGGAGTAAGAAATACCTTAAAAATCAAAGAAAGACCGCTATTGGGAACCATCGTTAAACCAAAGGTTGGATTAAAAACAGAAGAGCATGCAAAAGTTGCTTATGAGGCATGGGTTGGAGGAGTTGATTTAGTTAAAGATGATGAAAACTTAACTTCTCAGGACTTTAATAAATTTGAAGATAGAGTTTATAAAACATTAGAAATGAGAGATAAAGCAGAAGAAGAGACAGGAGAGAGAAAGGCATACATGCCTAACATTACCGCTCCATATAATGAGATGATAAGAAGAGCAGAGATCGCTGAAGATGCAGAAAGTGAGTATGTAATGATTGATGTTGTTGTTTCTGGATTTTCTGCTGTGCAATCATTTAGAGAGGAGAACTTTGGATTCATAATTCATGCTCATAGGGCAATGCATGCAGCAATGACAAGGAGCAAGGATTTTGGAATCACTATGTTAACTCTGGCAAAAATATATCGACTTTTGGGAGTTGATCAGTTGCATATTGGAACAGTAGTTGGAAAAATGGAGGGAGAGGAGAGAGAAGTTAAAGCGATCAGAGATGAGATCGTTTATGATAAAGTTGAGGCAGACAATGAACATAAGTTTTTTGAACAGGAATGGTTTGGCTTGAACAGTGTGTTTCCTGTCTCTTCCGGAGGGGTTCATCCAAGGTTAGTTCCTAAGATCGTTGAAATTCTCGGTAGGGATGTGATCATCCAGGCAGGAGGAGGAATTCATGGACATCCTGATGGAACGAGAGCAGGAGCTAAGGCCATGAGAGCAGCTATCGAAGCGGTTATGGAAGGAAAACCTCTTGAAGAAAAAGCAGAAGAAGTTATCGAGTTAAAAAAAGCGTTAGAATATTGGAAGTAA
- a CDS encoding GbsR/MarR family transcriptional regulator, whose translation MEDAKKLIIELFSELAKIHGLNKSVGAVYAILYLSDKPLTISDVMEELKISKGNVSMSLKKLEDLGFVKKVWIKGERKNYYEAVDGFISMKDIARKKYYLINKTYDQLKKLENNDEKMKKNIEQLYRMKKISERILELFDELERDQDIKTT comes from the coding sequence ATGGAAGATGCAAAAAAGTTGATAATTGAGTTGTTCTCAGAATTGGCAAAAATTCACGGATTAAATAAGTCAGTTGGGGCGGTATATGCTATACTCTACCTCTCAGATAAGCCATTGACAATTTCAGATGTTATGGAGGAGTTAAAAATCAGTAAAGGAAATGTGAGTATGTCTTTAAAAAAACTTGAAGATTTAGGATTTGTAAAAAAAGTTTGGATAAAGGGAGAAAGAAAAAACTACTATGAGGCAGTAGATGGGTTTATATCGATGAAAGACATTGCAAGAAAGAAATATTACCTTATAAACAAAACATACGATCAATTAAAAAAATTAGAAAATAACGATGAAAAGATGAAAAAAAATATCGAACAACTGTATAGGATGAAAAAAATCTCAGAGAGGATCTTAGAGTTGTTTGATGAGCTTGAAAGGGATCAGGACATAAAAACGACATAG
- a CDS encoding efflux RND transporter permease subunit has translation MLKEILQKIGEFSAKKPLIVILIVIIMSIFAASFIPHIKKQTSYEKMLPQDLKAVKELYEVRDEFGGTDVVEIAVKIVPSDCSDKVVDIRDPRVLNAVKMLEENLRSVDGITRVSSPVDVLIKLNGGTVPQSIDTVKKLMRELPPSEREKMFNKDYSMMVITAFTDVGGDEKKCDNLYKSVNERIKETPWPPGVEAVQTGSIALRALLGDLMNESQEITTSVAFLAIMLIIILHFKRITSVVILTPLVFSLIWTGGFMGLAGIPLDMATSAVGSLVLGLGIDYGIYFGSRYKEEREKGKDPEDAAIITVTYAGSSVLASAATTAAGLLSLTIAPLPMMANLGKVCAAGIIFCCMLTIFFLPAVLVLEDKYVLPLIARIKSKLL, from the coding sequence ATGTTAAAAGAGATACTACAAAAAATTGGAGAATTTTCTGCTAAAAAGCCCCTTATTGTAATATTGATAGTTATTATTATGAGTATATTTGCTGCTTCATTTATTCCCCATATTAAAAAACAGACATCCTACGAAAAAATGCTACCTCAGGATTTAAAAGCAGTAAAAGAGCTCTATGAAGTTAGAGATGAATTTGGAGGAACAGATGTAGTTGAGATAGCAGTAAAGATCGTTCCTTCAGATTGTAGTGACAAGGTCGTAGATATTCGAGATCCCCGAGTGCTAAATGCTGTTAAAATGTTAGAAGAAAATTTAAGGTCGGTTGATGGGATAACGCGGGTTTCTTCTCCTGTCGATGTTTTAATAAAATTAAATGGAGGGACAGTTCCGCAAAGTATTGACACAGTAAAAAAGTTGATGAGAGAACTTCCTCCCTCAGAGAGAGAAAAGATGTTCAACAAGGACTATTCAATGATGGTTATAACCGCATTTACTGATGTCGGAGGGGATGAAAAAAAATGCGATAACCTCTACAAATCAGTAAATGAAAGAATAAAAGAAACACCATGGCCTCCAGGAGTAGAAGCAGTGCAAACAGGTTCTATCGCTTTGAGAGCACTTTTAGGAGATCTAATGAACGAAAGTCAGGAGATCACAACATCTGTCGCTTTCCTGGCAATAATGTTAATCATAATACTCCACTTCAAAAGAATAACATCAGTAGTTATATTAACACCCCTCGTGTTCTCTCTAATCTGGACAGGAGGATTTATGGGTTTAGCAGGAATTCCTCTCGATATGGCAACATCCGCAGTAGGATCCTTAGTTTTGGGGCTTGGAATTGATTATGGAATCTACTTTGGAAGTAGATACAAAGAAGAAAGAGAAAAAGGCAAAGATCCTGAAGATGCAGCAATAATTACAGTAACCTATGCAGGATCTTCCGTTTTAGCGAGTGCAGCGACCACCGCAGCAGGTCTCTTATCTTTAACAATAGCCCCACTTCCAATGATGGCAAATCTTGGAAAAGTGTGTGCTGCTGGGATAATATTCTGTTGTATGTTGACAATATTCTTCCTACCCGCTGTATTGGTTCTTGAAGACAAGTATGTCCTTCCACTAATTGCAAGAATAAAAAGCAAACTACTCTAA